GCATAGCTGTAACTAATTCATTTGAACATCGTTTAACATTTCATCAAGCCAATGTGAGATTTTGGAGTAAAAGCATTTCTGCCTTAATTTTGCTGATAGGTTTTATCATGCCATTGTTTACTAAAAACAAACAGGGACTACACGATAAGATAGCCAAAACTTTGGTGATCAAAAAATAATCCAATTTGGTTAAGGCTTTGTAGTATTAATTTTAGGTTCGTAGAGGCGTTGTAATACAACGTCTCTACAAATATTTTGGGATTTAACTGAACCGTATTGGATCAAAAAATAACTTCATAAGTTATTTTGAAAAAGTTCTAGAACATTTTGCCAAGCATCAGGAGCCGCTTCGGGATTATAACTTGGGTTCTGGGTTATGAATGGATATTGGTCTTTGAAGAATCCGGCGAAGAAACCGTGTCCTGCATCGTATCTAAATACACAATGATTTATGTTATACTTACTTAATTCTGCCTCGATTTGCTCGGCTTCCTCTTGCGAAATGAATGCATCTCTTGTACCAAAAAACGCATAAATAGTACCTTTAATTTCCGAGGTACGATTGATTGTTGGGGTGTCTTCGCCATAACTAGAAGTAGTAATTCCAGCACCGTAAAACGAAGCTGTTGCTTTGATATCTGGTAAAGTTGCAGCTATATAAGCAACATGACCACCGAAACAGAAACCAATGACCCCGATTCCATTATCTTTAACATTGGGTAAAGTTTTGAGGTAAGTAATAGCAGCTTGAATATCGCTTAAAATTTCGTGATACTTAACTTGTTGATAATATTCCAAACCCAGCCGATATGATTCTGGGCTAAAGCCAGCATCTTCTGGACTAAAGTCAGCCTCAAAACCGGGAGCAATACGTTGATACATAGCCGGAGCTATTGCTACATATCCTTGTTTGGCTATTAGTTCAGTAATATCTCGAATATTACGATTGATTCCAAAAATTTCTGGAAAAACGATAACCGCCCCAAAGGTTCCATTTTGTGCTGGTTGAGCTAAGTAAGCATCAATTTCTAAGCCATTGTTGGGTACTTTGACTTTTGTAGTATTAATTTCGATGTTTGTTGTTTTTAGCATCTTTGTTTCGGCTGATTTTATACCAACTCATGTATTCTGACTGTTTTTGACACAGATATGACATCACCTCACAACCAAATCTGTGACAAAATAGTTTTGTTGTCTTATAGCTAATGCGATCGCTTACCACCTATGATTTCTACTATCTCGCGCCGCTACAGCTTGGATGAATATCGCGCGATCGAAGAAAAAGCCGAAGGACGCAGCGAATATCGAGATGGAGAAATTGTACCTATGGCCGGAGGAACGCTCAAACATAGCCGCATCGGTCGGAACATTCTCACCTATTTTAGTACTGTGATGCGCGATACTCAATTCGAGCCAATTAACAGTGATTTACGGCTGTGGATTCCCGAATATCGACGTGGGGTATATCCAGACGTAATGATTTTTGACGGCGAACCGCAACTAAATGGCGATCGTTTAGATGAAGTCTTGAATCCCACGCTGATTGTTGAAGTTCTATCTCCTTCCACCACAGATTACGACCGACTCAGTAAATTTCGGATGTATCGCTCAATTGGAAGTTTTAGCGAGTATTTATTAGTCGAGCAAGATGAACCTTTTGTGGAACGCTATAGTAAACAGGCTCAAGGTTGGTTGCTCAGTGAATTTAGCGGCTTGGAGCGTTCTATTTCTTTGGATTCAGTTAGTATTGAATTGGCGATGGCAGAAATTTATCGCAGCGTTGTTTTTGAGTAAAATAGCTCTGGCTTTTTGCAAAAATGCACCTTATGGGAGGGATGCGATCGCACTCCTAATTATCTAAATTTTTTACTAAGACAAAATAATTGGAGTCAAGTGTTGCTCAATTTCTTGGATGTAGTCTGTTAAGCCTGTATGAACACCTCTTTCACGTAGAATTTTCAAACTCGTATCTTCCCAACACTGCTGTTCGCGAAATACACTGAGCCAGAAAGTTAGGAAGAACAAGGGAAAAATAATAACTCCTAACTCCTGTACAGACAAATATTTTTCGCGTCTCCCCTCACGTCCCCGGTAAATTACGCAACCGCTTATCTAAATGATTACGGTCTGCCAAAACCTTTAACAACGGCCCATGTGAGGTAAATTCTACAATACTGACCGAAGCCACAGGGCAGCCCAAACGAAAACGGAAGCGTCCCACATCAATCCCCAAGAAACTACACAGAAGAATTCTGATGGTTGCCTTGTGTGAAACAACTAAAACATTACCACTCGTGTAATTTTGCTTGATTTCTTCAATTACCTGCAAGGCGCGAGAAGCAATTGTAACAGCCATTTCTCCGCCAGTTGGAGCATTCCAAGCTGGGTCTGCTGACCAGCGAATATAATCATCGTGATATTCACTACTAATTACTTCTGGGGTTTTTCCTTCCCATTTACCATAGTTTATTTCCTTTAAACCATCTCTAAGTTGTGGTTCTATATTGATTGCTGCACATAAGGGTTTTGCTGTCAATACAGTTCGCCGCATTGGACTACAAAATATTGCTGTCCAATCCATAGAACTATATGCGTCTGCAAAAGCCTTTGCCATCTCCAAACCTTCTGGGGTAAGTTCTGAGTCTATGGAACCACAAAAGGAATTATTGCGACTGCATTCTGTTTGTCCGTGACGGAGAAAATAAAGAGTTAGGCTCATAGTATATTTTCATCGATTTCATCGATTTTAAATTTACAGCAGAATTCAAGTCTTTGAACCACATTTTTCTTTCATAAGGGCACAACTTTATTTTGGCTGATGAGTGTAGCTACTTCTTCAAAAACTAAATCGGCAGAATGTTTGATAGCAGGACTTAATTCTAGTCCCAAGGCAAGATTTGCAGCCTCAATTAAATAAACTGTGACATCTTCGGGAAAGTCATTTTGAAAGATTTTCCGTCCGGCGGCTAAAGCATTATCCCAGCGAAAATCATGCAAGTTATAACTAGGTTCTGGTAAAGCTTCCAGTTCTTTTCCTGGAACTTTAAACACAGCACCCGGTTCAGAACCTGTTGAACTTGCATCAATAATTACTAATTGTTTACTACCTCTAGCTTGAAACATTACTTCCATCCCTGCGGTGCCACAGTCATAAACCTGCACATGAGGATAAGGGTTTTCAGCTAGATATTTTTGTAAGCGTTGGGCAATGATTACGCCTACTGCGTCGTCACTGCGATTGAGATTTCCGCAACCAATAATAGTTAGCATTCAACACATTGAGCTTGATAAACAGCAAGACCAAAAAGTGCGTAAACGTCTCGAATTTGTTCGTTTTCGTTTGAGTGTTCCATTCGCTTCTTTATATTAGCTTCCTGCCAATCCGCGCACAATAACACAACTATGTTAGGCTGCTGGTGCTACAACCTCTGAAGCAACTCGTCATACTCTGCATGTGCGCCAATCCAGAACCAGTAAATGTGATCATCCTGCAACAAGCCAAGAACGCGGTAGTCTAAACTAATACGAGCCGAATAGATTGGTTGGCGCTGGCTAACTCGTTTGAACTGAAGACTATTGTGGTAAGGATCTGAACCCCAAAGAGTATAGGCTTTGGCAGCTTGTTGTTGAACTGATGCAGGAAGTTCATTAAGTTTCTTGCGAAATACCTTCGTAACACTTGACTTCATTGCTCAGAGGGAAAAACGTCAGCTAGAGGAGTGATGTCGCCAGCAGTAATTTCTTGCCTTACCATATCAGCTAGACGATCCCACTGAGCATCGGTTGTAGATTCAAACTGAGCCTTCCATACCCGCTCATCCTCCATCTCGGCAAGGAGACGAGTAGCGATCGCATCCTGTTCAGCAACAGGTAGAGTTTTCAGTTGGGCGATCGCACGCTCAAGTAACTCAGTCATGGCTACCACACTCTTATAACGTAAATGGCATCTTACCCATTATCGCTTCTTGGTGATATTCTTGAACATTAATTAGGCGAATATTGGTCAGCATAGGATTCACGTTAACGTCCTAGCATTTTATCCCGCAGATGTTTAATGCGATGTGCAAGTGGTTTGTTATGCCGTCGAGATCGCCGCAACATGTCACAATAGGAGGTAAAACAGTAAGAGTAGTTCTCACTAACCATCATTACCCTATGCAAGTCAAAGATATGACCATCGAAGAACTCAAGCTTCTGATTCAAGAAACTGTTGCCGAAACGATTCAATCTCTATTGGTCGATCCCGATGAAGGCAAACAAATAAAGCCAGAAGTGAAACAGCAACTACTCGACTCCCTACAACGTACTCAATCTGGAGAACGTGGAATCCCTGCTGAGGAAGTAGCAAAAAACTTGGGATTATCCTGGTAATGAGCTACAATATCGAATTTAAATCAGAGGCGAATATCGGGTTTGAAACTCTCACCTCAACTATTCAAGAGCGCATCCTGCGTAAAGTTTGCTGGTTGTCTGAGAACTTTGAGGACTTAACCCCTCAAGCTTTGAGTTCTGATTTAAGCGGTTTGTTCAAACTCAGAATTGGGGACTACCGAGTTATTTATTCCTTTGATACTGAAGCACAACTCATTACAATTCATCAAGTTGGGCATCGCCGTGATATTTACAATTAACAATCGGTCATCAGTTTCGCCTCAATCACACTCCAATTGAAGACTCAGTGGATTCACGTTAACGTCCCAACATTTTATCCCGCAGATGTTTAATGCGATCGCGCAATTTACCCGCCTCTTCAAATTCCAGTTTCTTCGCCGCTTCTTTCATCTGCGCTTCTAATAGAGTAATCAACCCTGGAATCTGTTCTAATGGCAGTTCATCTATATGTTCATCGACTACTTTCAAGTCAGTGGCATTTAACCGCCGAGATACATCTAAAAAAGCCAAAATCGCATTACTTGATTTTTTGACAATCGGTTGCGGTATAATTCCATGCAGTCGATTATGTGCTGTTTGAATCCCACGCCGCCTGTCTGTTTCATCAATGGCTTTAATCATGCTACCTGTCATATTATCGGCATATAAAATCGCTTGTCCTTGGACGTGACGAGCGGCTCTACCAATAGTTTGAATTAAAGAACGCTCGGTTCGCAAGAAACCTTCTTTATCTGCATCCATAATTGCTACTAAGGAAACTTCGGGTAAATCTAAACCTTCCCGCAGCAAGTTCACACCAACTAATACATCAAATTTTCCCTCGCGCAAATTCTGCAAAATCTCAATGCGCTCAATAGAAGTAATCTCGGAATGTAAATACCGTACCCTGATACTGCGGTCTTGCAAATATTCGGTTAAATCTTCCGCCATGCGCTTGGTTAATGTGGTAATTAATACTCGTTCATGGCGATCGGCTCTATCTTTAATTTCGCCTAACAAATCATCAATTTGTCCTTCTGTAGGACGCACAGAAATTTCTGGATCGACCACCCCAGTGGGTCGAATAACTTGCTCAATTACATGGTCTTCTGAAACTTCTATTTCCCAATTTCCGGGAGTTGCAGAAACAAAAATACACTGATTCACCTTTTGCCAAAATTCTTCTGCTTTCAAAGGACGGTTATCAGCAGCGCTAGGAAGCCGAAATCCATGTTCAATTAAAACTTTTTTTCTCGCTTGATCGCCGTTATACATCCCCCGAATTTGTGGCACTGTCACGTGAGATTCATCGATAACTAATAGCCAATCTTTGGGAAAATAATCAATTAAACATTCTGGTGATTCTCCAGCTTGTCTTCCTGCTAAGTGACGGGAATAGTTTTCAACGCCGTTGCAATAACCTACTTCGCGCAGCATTTCTAAGTCATAGCGTGTACGTTGATCTATGCGTTGCGCTTCTAATAATTTGCCAGCTTGTTCTAAGTCTAGTTTTTGCTGTTTTAACTCGGCTGCAATGTCATGACAAGCTCCTTCTAAGCGTTCTTCTGGCGTGACAAAGTGACGTGCGGGGTAAACATTCACCGCTTCCAAACTTTTGAGAATTTCACCTGTCACCGGATCGATATAGCGAATCGCGTCAATTTCATCGCCAAAGAATTCTACGCGAATAATTCGGTCTTCATAAGCTGGGCCAATTTCTAAGACATCACCTCGGACGCGAAACTTGCCTCGCCCCATTTCGATGTCGTTGCGGCTGTATTGAACATTTGCTAAATCCCGTAAAATTTGGCGTTGATTTACTTCCATACCTATCTGAAGGGGGATGGCAGCTTTGAGATATTCTGATGGCATTCCTAAACCGTAGATGCAACTGATGGAAGCAACGACAATGACATCACGGCGTTCAAACAGCGATCGCGTCGCTGAATGCCGCAACATATCTATTTCATCATTAATTGCCGCCGTTTTTTCAATATAAGTATCCGTAACGGGAATATAGGCTTCTGGCTGATAGTAATCGTAGTAGCTAACGAAATACTCAACTGCATTGTTGGGAAAGAAATCTCGCAGTTCGTTACAAAGCTGTGCAGCCAGGGTTTTATTATGCGCCAGAACTAAAGTAGGCTTGCCAATTTTCTCAATAACTGCTGCTACCGAAAATGTCTTACCAGTTCCAGTAGCTCCTAGTAAAGTTTGGTAACGGTTGCCTGATTGGATACTAGCAGTTAATTGTGCGATCGCTTGTGGTTGATCGCCTGTGGGACTAAAGGGAGCTTGAAGACAAAATTCTGTCATACAGTTTTGCTGGAAATACCCTATCTCATGGTGACGATTCCGCCCTGTATTCATTGTAGCTGGCTTATTAGACCAAATAAATAGTAATAATTATTTACAAAAATAAATGCTTTAAATTTACTTATGTATCTGTTTTAAAGATTCTTATATCTATATGAGGTTTTTTAAGGTTAAACTCTAAGGTATATGGAAAAAAATTTCATCTTTCCTTAATTATTGTAAAATTCAATTAACAAACCAGAGGTGTTCGTTTATGGCTATTAGTAGCGCTGGCAAAGCAATCGGTTCTCGGCAAAACAATGCCAAGTCTCCAGGGGAAAGTACAGAGCAAGTTGAAAATCAACAAGACCAGAGCTTGAATGCTGATAAAGTCGAGGAAGTTAGTGAACTGCCAGTGGGAGCATCTGGGACACTTGCTATTTCTGGAATTCGTCCCATAGGCGCTAGCGACTTAGAAGTTGCTGAACACCTCTCAATTGCTGGGGTGCGTCCCGTTAGCACCAGTACCTTGGAAGTAGTGGAAACCTATAACTCAATGGGTATTCGTCCAATTGGTGCTAATACATTCCAAGTTGTTGAAAGTATCAACCTCTCTGGGATTCGTCCAATTGCCTCAAGTGCATTGATAATTTCTGAAAGTTATTCAACATTTGGTAATCGTCCGATAGCATCAAATGAGATTGATAATTCTGAAAGCCTGATGGGTTTTCTAGATTAGACAAAAATATCCCCGTAAATTTATTAACCCAGTTTCTCTACGAAACTGGGTTTTTTAGTTAAAGAGTCAAAAATAGAAATTACAATGTTTGCACTTTTTCTATGTCTTTTAGCATAGGTAATTAAACTGTTCATACTTTAATTTATATTCAGACAACAGTCAGGATGCTTACTACAATTGGTTTTCTTGATTTTTAATTTTTAATTTTTAATTTTTAATTATTTAATATGCCTTGTGGTGGAGGGCTTGAGGAAAAATCTTAAGCTACTGTGTAAAAGTGACAGCAAAAGACTTCAAAGTTATAAACAAACTTTGAAAAAGATATTTAATTACATCAGGAGTACAAAATGAGTATTGAAGATCGCGCAAAGGCAGCTGCTAAAAATGTTGAAGGTAAAGCCCAAGAAGCATTAGGAAATATCACTGGAGATCCAGAAGATAAAGCTAAAGGCAAAGCAAAGCAAGCTGAAAGCGAAGTCCGTCATGGCATTGAAGACGTGAAAGATAACGTCAAGAAAAGTATTGACTAACAATTCATAATTTTTTTGCAGAAACTCTAGGAATACAAATGGTGTGGATTCCATTTTTGCAAAATAATATTAGTTGTTTGAGAACCAAGCTAAACTATTTTCATATTCCCTAAGTTAAGTGGTTAGATATAGAATATTAGCTTGGTTAACATAATTATTGTAGAGACGTAATTAATCGCGTCTCTATTTTCTTATGCCCAATCCCGATAAACAGAAAGTTCATCTACCCTCATTTCAAAAGGTACACCTTGACTCTCTGGCGGACAAACACGAATTTTAGCACTGCTAACAATTCCATGTAGCAATGTCCCCATTGGCACAATTTTTTGCAGAACACGCCAATTAGTAACTTGATCGGGACATTCAATTACCAATGTTAGAGCATTGGCATCGGTTGTAACATACCACCGACAATTAGATAGAAGATTTTGAATAGTGCGATCGCAAGCTTCATAAAAGTATCTACTAATAGAATCCTCTAGTTGCTGTCGCAGTATAATATCTGCCGAGGTCGGTTGTATAGGATGTGAGTCATCACTATTAAAGTAATACATATTTCTAGCCATCTCTCTCTAGCTTCCTGCTTATATTCCAATCACCATTCCATAAAGTACATCTTTATTTGTTTCTAATAATTCCTTGGTTTCATCATCATAATAAGCACCTATTCCACTACACTGAATCCCCAAATAATTACTAGTTAAATAAAGTCTTTGTCCGAGAAAACCAGCTATTTGCATAGCAGCTTGATAGTTTAAATAATCTGACACAAAAAATAAAGTTACAGCGCTATCTTTAGCAATAGCCTGATTAATACATAAGTAACCCGTCTTCTCACTAAAATTACCCGTTTTAACCAGATACGTACCTTTATATAACCCAGGTGTCATTCCCTCTACTCGATGCACCACTGAGTAAATTTCTATTTCCTCATAGTTTTCTGTCGGTATTGACTTCTCAAGTTGCTGCACTATATATAAATAGTCTTCTTGAGAAATAGACTCTTTCCGGAAACGTCTAATAGAACGTCTATCCCAAACAACTTGATAAAATTTATCCTTGTTAAAGTCAAATTGAGAATACTCTAATTTCTGCTGGCGACTCTTTTGTAGAGTAGTTGCTTGATAGGCATCTTCAATAAATTGATTGGATTCAAAATAATCAGTACCGGAAACAAAAGGAACTTTCAGCCTTAAGCGTCTAATTTTTTTGTCTTGTATTTCTCCTGACATCGCACAAGCAGTAATAAACTCTTTATTCTCAAATCCCAAATCTGAATTGAGAGTGAGTTTATCAAAGTCAAAAATTAGTTGTATATCTCGGTTGTGGAGAAAAGCTGAAGCTGCAACTGCACCTAAATGATGTCCGCTATCTAAGAAGCAATATCTGATGCTTCTATTTTGATATTTCCAGCTAGACCTATAATAAACACAACTAATAAAAAAGATGAATCCGTTGATACATTTACCCGGTATAATATAACTCTCTAAACCATCATCAATTAATTCATAGATGAGAGTTAGACAATTATTCTCAACTTCTAGATGATATATACCATCTACCATTCCCTCAACACTGCGAACCTGTACGTAAACTTCTGTAGGATACAAAGCGCCTGCTGATGGATTCACTCGTAGTTTATAAGGGCCATCTTTATACATTTTCTCCAGAGTTATCGCACTGGTTAATGAAATAAAAGAATGAACAGGATTATTGAGATTTAATTTCACTCTTCGATAAAATTTTGGATAAACTTTATATGAAGATGGTTGTGTTGAGGCATCTACATAATTTGGATCGAGTTGTACAGATAAGTAAGAATGTTTAGTCGCTTCATGATAAGCTTTACCTGATATCTGACTTGATGGCATTTTTAAGTATCCTTAAAACTTCTACATTGCTGGCGAAATCTATCGCTTTATAGTCGTCTAAATTTTTCAAATATAAGTTAGGATGATGCTGTAAAAGTAACTTGACGACTTCTGTCTTTCCGGCTGAAGCTGCGTACATTAAAACAGTTGCACCGTTATCATTTTGGTTATCAATGTTAATATTGACAGCCAGTAGTAAATTAATTAAATCGTAGTGATTACCAAAACAAGCAAACCACAAAGCATTGTTGCGATCGCTATTTCGAGCATTGATATCCACACCTGCATCAATTAGTTCTTTGACGACTGCATAAACTCCTTCTCTTGTAGCTTTCATCAAAGCTGTATCGCCATTTTCCCCTGGTTGATTCAAATCCCCAGGACTATAGCTTTTTCCTATTAGCCATTGGATTGTTTCTTTACTCAGTTCCTGTCTGTTTAACTCACTCATAATTATTCTTTAAACGTCACACTATTAAGTATTCCCTAATCAATTTTATGCTTGGAAAACTTAATGGCGGGCATTACCCACCATTTTTTAAATGCTATACAAGTAGCTAAAGTCTAGTAATTTACCAAAATAAGTTCTCTAGGTATTCAAAAGTTTGGTAAAACAAAAAAATCTTTTACCCACTCCCTACTCCTCGCCTTCACCTAGTAATTTAATTTTGGGTTACTTGAGTACTAAGTTAACTAGCAACAATTTAGCTTAGTTATATATTATCACCCTGATAAGTTTGAATTATGAATCATTTATAAAGATCCCCAAATATATCTAAGATAAATATTTAAATACAATTAAAATGCAGTATTTCTTACAATGTTATTTCAAAATCTAGACTAATAGCAAATAGACTTT
This Nostoc sp. KVJ3 DNA region includes the following protein-coding sequences:
- a CDS encoding dienelactone hydrolase family protein; this encodes MLKTTNIEINTTKVKVPNNGLEIDAYLAQPAQNGTFGAVIVFPEIFGINRNIRDITELIAKQGYVAIAPAMYQRIAPGFEADFSPEDAGFSPESYRLGLEYYQQVKYHEILSDIQAAITYLKTLPNVKDNGIGVIGFCFGGHVAYIAATLPDIKATASFYGAGITTSSYGEDTPTINRTSEIKGTIYAFFGTRDAFISQEEAEQIEAELSKYNINHCVFRYDAGHGFFAGFFKDQYPFITQNPSYNPEAAPDAWQNVLELFQNNL
- a CDS encoding Uma2 family endonuclease yields the protein MISTISRRYSLDEYRAIEEKAEGRSEYRDGEIVPMAGGTLKHSRIGRNILTYFSTVMRDTQFEPINSDLRLWIPEYRRGVYPDVMIFDGEPQLNGDRLDEVLNPTLIVEVLSPSTTDYDRLSKFRMYRSIGSFSEYLLVEQDEPFVERYSKQAQGWLLSEFSGLERSISLDSVSIELAMAEIYRSVVFE
- a CDS encoding histidine phosphatase family protein yields the protein MSLTLYFLRHGQTECSRNNSFCGSIDSELTPEGLEMAKAFADAYSSMDWTAIFCSPMRRTVLTAKPLCAAINIEPQLRDGLKEINYGKWEGKTPEVISSEYHDDYIRWSADPAWNAPTGGEMAVTIASRALQVIEEIKQNYTSGNVLVVSHKATIRILLCSFLGIDVGRFRFRLGCPVASVSIVEFTSHGPLLKVLADRNHLDKRLRNLPGT
- a CDS encoding hydrogenase maturation protease; this translates as MLTIIGCGNLNRSDDAVGVIIAQRLQKYLAENPYPHVQVYDCGTAGMEVMFQARGSKQLVIIDASSTGSEPGAVFKVPGKELEALPEPSYNLHDFRWDNALAAGRKIFQNDFPEDVTVYLIEAANLALGLELSPAIKHSADLVFEEVATLISQNKVVPL
- a CDS encoding type II toxin-antitoxin system RelE family toxin encodes the protein MSYNIEFKSEANIGFETLTSTIQERILRKVCWLSENFEDLTPQALSSDLSGLFKLRIGDYRVIYSFDTEAQLITIHQVGHRRDIYN
- the uvrB gene encoding excinuclease ABC subunit UvrB, whose protein sequence is MTEFCLQAPFSPTGDQPQAIAQLTASIQSGNRYQTLLGATGTGKTFSVAAVIEKIGKPTLVLAHNKTLAAQLCNELRDFFPNNAVEYFVSYYDYYQPEAYIPVTDTYIEKTAAINDEIDMLRHSATRSLFERRDVIVVASISCIYGLGMPSEYLKAAIPLQIGMEVNQRQILRDLANVQYSRNDIEMGRGKFRVRGDVLEIGPAYEDRIIRVEFFGDEIDAIRYIDPVTGEILKSLEAVNVYPARHFVTPEERLEGACHDIAAELKQQKLDLEQAGKLLEAQRIDQRTRYDLEMLREVGYCNGVENYSRHLAGRQAGESPECLIDYFPKDWLLVIDESHVTVPQIRGMYNGDQARKKVLIEHGFRLPSAADNRPLKAEEFWQKVNQCIFVSATPGNWEIEVSEDHVIEQVIRPTGVVDPEISVRPTEGQIDDLLGEIKDRADRHERVLITTLTKRMAEDLTEYLQDRSIRVRYLHSEITSIERIEILQNLREGKFDVLVGVNLLREGLDLPEVSLVAIMDADKEGFLRTERSLIQTIGRAARHVQGQAILYADNMTGSMIKAIDETDRRRGIQTAHNRLHGIIPQPIVKKSSNAILAFLDVSRRLNATDLKVVDEHIDELPLEQIPGLITLLEAQMKEAAKKLEFEEAGKLRDRIKHLRDKMLGR
- a CDS encoding CsbD family protein translates to MSIEDRAKAAAKNVEGKAQEALGNITGDPEDKAKGKAKQAESEVRHGIEDVKDNVKKSID
- a CDS encoding nitroreductase family protein, whose translation is MPSSQISGKAYHEATKHSYLSVQLDPNYVDASTQPSSYKVYPKFYRRVKLNLNNPVHSFISLTSAITLEKMYKDGPYKLRVNPSAGALYPTEVYVQVRSVEGMVDGIYHLEVENNCLTLIYELIDDGLESYIIPGKCINGFIFFISCVYYRSSWKYQNRSIRYCFLDSGHHLGAVAASAFLHNRDIQLIFDFDKLTLNSDLGFENKEFITACAMSGEIQDKKIRRLRLKVPFVSGTDYFESNQFIEDAYQATTLQKSRQQKLEYSQFDFNKDKFYQVVWDRRSIRRFRKESISQEDYLYIVQQLEKSIPTENYEEIEIYSVVHRVEGMTPGLYKGTYLVKTGNFSEKTGYLCINQAIAKDSAVTLFFVSDYLNYQAAMQIAGFLGQRLYLTSNYLGIQCSGIGAYYDDETKELLETNKDVLYGMVIGI
- a CDS encoding ankyrin repeat domain-containing protein, with protein sequence MSELNRQELSKETIQWLIGKSYSPGDLNQPGENGDTALMKATREGVYAVVKELIDAGVDINARNSDRNNALWFACFGNHYDLINLLLAVNINIDNQNDNGATVLMYAASAGKTEVVKLLLQHHPNLYLKNLDDYKAIDFASNVEVLRILKNAIKSDIR